From the genome of Amycolatopsis camponoti:
GCGCTGCTACCGCTCGGTGTGGCACCGCGACCACAGCCAGGTCAGCGCGGCCTTCGGCCTGGCCCGCGGCCACCTGCGGGATCGGGGCCGCGACGCCGCGGTCACCCTGCTCGACGCCGTCCCGCCGATCTCCCGCCACTACGACGCCGCGCGGATCGCCGCGGTGCGGATCCGGGCGGGCCGCCTGCCGTCCGGGCCGCCGGGCCGGACCGACCTCGCCGACGCGGCGCGGCGGCTGCCCGAGCTGTACCTCGACGGCGAGTCCCAGGACCGGCTGGAGACGCTCGTCCGCGAAGCCGCGCTGGCCGCCCTCGACGACGGCGCCGAGCCGGGCTGGGACGGCGGTGCCCTGCTCGGCGAGCGCGTCACCGACCGCGGCTTGCGCACGCTCCTGGAGCGGTCCCTGCGCCGGCTCGCCGAGCGGGCGCGCGACCGCGACGAACACGGCGTGCTCGTCGACCTCGCCAACTCCGTCCGCCCGAAGACGAGAAGGTGATCGGATGCCCGAGACCCCGTCGTTCACCCTCCGGCTGAGCCAGAACAAGTACCTGGCGCCGTCGGACGACCGGATGGACGCCGTCCTCACCGTGCGGGTGGGCGACGCCGGGGCGCCGGTCGCGGACGGCGCGCCGCAGAGCGCCGAACTGCTGCTGGTGGACTGTTCCAGCTCGATGGACTGGCCGCCCACGAAGATCGAGGCGGCGCGGCACGCCTGCCGCGTCGCCGTCGACTCCCTCCGCGACGGCGTGCTCTTCGGGGTCGTGCAATGCACCGCCCACGCGGAGCTGGTCTACCCCGCCACGCCGCAGCTGGCCATCGCCGGCGCGCGGACCCGGCAGGAGGCGAAGGCGGCGGTCTCCGGGCTCATCGCCGGCGGCGGCACCGCGATGAGCCAGTGGCTGGAGCTGGCCCGGGAGCTCTTCGACCGTTGTCCGGTCGAGATCCGGCACGCCGTGCTGCTCACCGACGGAAAGAACGAGTCCGACCGCAGCGGCGCGCTGGAGGCCGCACTCGACCGCTGCCAGGGCGCGTTCGCCTGCGACGCCAGGGGAATCGGCGACGACTGGGATCCGCGGGACCTTCGGCGCATCGCCTCCGTCCTGCGCGGCAGCGCCGACGCGGTGCTGGAGGACGCCGAGCTGGCCGGGGACTTCCGGCGGCTGGTCGAGCAGGCGATGGGCCGGACGGTGCCCGACCTGCGGCTGCGCCTGACCACGATGCCCTACACCAGGCTGTGGTTCGTCAAGCAGGTCTTCCCGACCGAGGTGGACCTCACCGCGCAGTGCCGCGCGCTCGAGCTGCCCACCGGCGCGTGGGGCGACGAGCAGCGCGAGTACCACCTCTGCCTCGAAGTCGACGCCGCGGAGCTGACCCGCTACGAAGACCGGCTGCTGGGCACGGTCACCCTGCTCGAGGGCGCGGACACCGCGGTGAGCGACCGGCTCCCGGTGGTCGGCTACCTGACCGACGACCTGGCGCTCTCGAGCGTGCCGGACGAGAACGTCGCCCGCATCACCGGGCAGTCCGAGCTGGGCCGGGCGCTGCGCGCGGGCTGGGACGCCTTCGAGCGCGGAGACCGGGCGGAGGCGGCGCGCGAGTGGAGCACCGCGCACCGGCTGGCCACCGGCCTCGGCAACGCGGAGATCCTCAAGCGCCTGGGCCGCCTGGTCGACGTCCACGACGGGACGGTGGCCATCAAGGACGGTATCCGTCCCCGTGACGGGTTCTCGATCGTGATCGGGTCGGCCATCTCCGCCCTGCCTCCCGCCGAACCCGTCGTCACGCGGGCCCCGCTCGCGGAGGGTGGTCCGCCGCGCGAGTGCGTCCTCTGTGGACACAAAGCCCGGCCGACGGCGACGCGCTGCGGGCGGTGCGGCGAGCCGTTCGGCCCGGCGGGAGCGCCGTCGTGACGGCGACGAGCACCACGCGAAAGACCCTCTGGTGGCTGCGGCTCGGGCTGGTGGCCGGCAGCGCCCTGGTCCTGATGAGCGCGCTGGCGACGTTCATCGGGGTGCGGGCCAGCATCGCGGAGGTGCGCGAGCGGACCGCGCCCGCGGTGCTCGAGGTGTCACTGGCCAAGGAGGCGCTCGTGGCCGCCCACGACGCCGCGGTGACCGCCTTCGACCGCCGCCAGGTGCGCCTCACCGGACCCAGCGAGCAGTACGAGGACGAGATCGCGCTGGCCAGCCAGCAGCTCGCCCAGGTCGCCGAGCACAACGCGGCCGGCGAAGAGGGCAGCCAGACGCTCCGGCTCATCGAAGGGCTGCTGCCCGCGTACAACGGCTTCATCGGGCAAGCCGACGCGCACTTCCGGCAGGACAACGGCGGCCCGCTCGCCGCGAGCAACCTGCAGTCCGCGTCCGACCTGCTGACCGCGAAGGAGAACGGCATCCTCGCGCGGCTCGACACCCTGGCCGCCGCCCAGCGCGCCGCGCTGGAGAAGCAGCTCGGCACCGACTGGCTGGACCCCGCGATCACCCTGCTGTGGGCACTGCCGCTGCTGCTCACGCTCGCGTTGCTGGTGTGGGCCCAGCGTTTCCTCGCCCGCCGCTTCCGGCGGACGGTGAACTCCGCCCTGTTCGCCGCGACGGCGGCCCTGGTGCTGCTGGGCATCGGGACGGCGCTGCTGCTCGGGATCCAGTCCGGCGCGCGGGACAGCGGTGCCGCGCTGGGACACACGGTGGACGCGCGGTCCGCCGCGACGACGGCGACCGCCGGGCACGCCCAGTGGACGCTCGCGCAGGTGCTGGTCGCGTCCTGCGGTCCCGGGGGAGTGGCCGCGTGCGGGTACACGGTGGCCGCGGCCGCCGCGGCGACCCCCGCGCCGCCCGCCGTCCCGCCCGCGGCCCCGGCCGACGTCGACGAGTCGGCCCTGCTCGGCCCGGGACTCACCGAGCCGGGCTGGAACGGCTTGCTCGGCTACGGGATTCCCGTGCTGGCCGCGGGAATCGGGATGCTGGTCGTCGGCGGCCTGCAACCCCGGCTGGACGAATACCGGTTCCGGGGGGCGAGAAGCCGATGAGGAGACGCCTCGCCGTCGTCGTGCTGGCCGCCGCGGTGGCGGCCGGGGTGCCCGGCTGCTCGGGCGGGTCCGGCGCGGAGGTCGTGACCGTGCTCGGCTCGTGGACCGGTGACGAGCAGGCCGCGTTCCAGCGCGTGCTCGACGGCTTCACCCGCGAGACCGGGATCCCGACGCGGTACCAGGGCACCCGCGCGCAGAACCAGGTGCTGCGCGGTGACCTGCAGCAAGGCACCCCGCCCGATGTCGCGGTGCTGTCCAACCCGGCCGAGCTCGCCGGGTACGCGAAGTCGGGCGACCTGAAGCCGCTCGACGACGTCCTCGGTGCGGAAGCGGCCCAGGCGTACAGCTCGCAGTGGCTGAAGCTGCAGCAGCTCGGGCGCGGCGCGCTGTACGCGGTCGTGGTCAAGGCCGACCTCAAGAGCATCGTCTGGTACTCGCCGTCGACGTTCACCGGGCCGGAACCGGCGACGTGGGAAGCGCTCCTGACGACGTCGCGACAGCTCGCCGCGAGCGGGCAGCCGCCCTGGTGCCTCGGCATGGGTGCCCCGCCGAACTCCGGGTTCCCCGGCACCGACTGGATCGAGGACATCCTGCTGCACCGGGCCGGCCCGCGGGTCTACAACGCTTGGGCGGCGGGCACCCTGCCGTGGACCGACCAGGCGGTGCGGGAGGCGTGGCAGAGCTGGGGCGAGCTGGTCCTGGCGCCGGGCGCGGTCCGCGGCGGCAGCACAGCGGCGTTGCTGACGTCCTTCGCCGACGCCGGCCGGGCGATGTTCACCCCGCCCCCGGGGTGTGTCTGGGAGCACCTGGGCTCGTTCGCGATCGGCGGGTACGGCGCGTTCCCGGGACCGCCCGTGCCCGACCGCGACTTCCGGTTCTTCCCGTTCCCGGGCGCGGGTGCGGGCGGCCCGTCGGAGGTCTCGGCCGACCTCGCGGCGATGTTCCACGACACCCCGGCCGCGCGCCGGCTCATGGTGTACCTGGCCGGGGAGGCGGGCCAGCGGATCTGGCCGTCGGGCGGGACGACGTTCTCGGTGCACCGGCGGCTCGTCGGCCCCGACGTCTACCGCAGCGACGTCGCCCGGCGGATCGCGACGACCCTCGCGCAGGGCACCGACCCGTGCTTCGACGCGTCGGACCTGATGCCGTCGGCGATGAGCAGCGCGTTCTACCAGGCGGTGCTGGAGTACCTGGCCCATCCGGACCGGCTCGGGACGCTGCTCGACGAGCTGGAGCGCGTGCGCCGTGGCATCGACCCGGAGCAGTGGCTGGACTTGCCTTGTTGATCGTCTTTTCCCGAGGAGGATTCCTTGCCGGACTTCGTGCGTTTCCCGCTGGCCGACGGCGGCTCGGTGGTCGTCGAGGTGGAGGTGGAGCCCGGCTTGGAGCGAGCGTCGGTGCCATCGGGCGTCCTCCGCAAGGCGACGACGACGTTCGAGCACGCGCTGAGCGAGGTCCGCGCCGCCGCGGGTGCGGCGTTGGCCCAGTTCCGCGACCTGGGCCCGGACGAGGTGGAGCTGAAGTTCGGCGTCAAGCTGGACGCCCAGGCGGGGGCGGTGATCGCGCGAACGGGGTTGCAGGGGCAGTTCGAGGTGAAGCTGAAGTGGGTCCGCGGGGAGGCGACGGAGTCCACTGAGGACAGCGCGGAGGAGGCGCCGGCGGCGAGTGGGGCCGCCCCGGTCCCGCCGGACGTGCCGTAGCCCGGATCGGACCCGCCGGCTTCGTCGACCCCGTGACCGCCTTTCCGCCCGTCTCTCCGGCGAACGGCGGATTTACAACGTTGTATCCACCGGGTAAAACTGACATTTACAACGTTGTAAAACGAGCGGAGGCCGTCCCGTGCCGTTGAGCCGCAGGCAGTTCGTCGCCGGAGCCGGAGGTGCCGCCGTCGCTGTGCTGGCCGGCGCGAACCCGGCCCGGGCCGGAATCCGCGAGGTCGCTCCCGCCGCGGGCGGCCTCTACACGCCGAACGCCGCCCCGCTGAAGCCCGCCGCCTTCCTCAAGCTCCCGCCCGGGGCCGTCACCGCGCGGGGCTGGCTCGCCGGCCAGCTGAAACTGCAGCTCGACGGCCTCTGCGGCCACTACCCCGAGACCTCGCACTTCCTCGACTTCGCCACCAGCGGCTGGGTCCACCCCGAACGCGCCGGCTGGGAAGAAGTGCCCTACTGGCTGCGCGGCTACGTCGACCTCGCCGCCGTCACCGGGGACACCACCGCGAAATCCACCGCCGGGAAGTGGATCGACGCCGTCCTCGCCACCCAGCAGTCCGACGGCTTCTTCGGCCCGGCCGCGCTGCGCACCGCGCTGAACAACGGCCCCGACTTCTGGCCGTACCTCCCGCTGCTGCAGGCCCTGCGCTCCTGGCAGGAGTACACCGGCGACACCCGTGTCATCCCGTTCCTGACCCGGTTCCTCCGCTACATGAACGCCCAGGGCAAGAGCGCCTTCGACTCCAGCTGGGTGTCCGTCCGCTGGGGCGACGGCCTCGACAGCGTCTTCTGGCTCTTCAACCGCACCGGCGACGCCTTCCTGCTCGACCTCGCCGACAAGATCCACGCCTTCGGTGCCAACTGGGTCCGGAACCTGCCGAGCCTGCACAACGTCAACATCGCCCAGGGCTTCCGCGAACCCGCGCAGTACGCGCTGCGCTCCGGCGACGCGAGCCTGACCCGGGCCACCTACTCCGACTACGACACGGTCATGGCCGCCTACGGCCAGTTCGCCGGCGGCGGCTTCGCCGGAGACGAGAACGCGCGGCCCGGCTTTGGCGACCCGCGCCAGGGTTTCGAGACCTGCGGGATCGTCGAGTTCATGGCGAGCCACCAGTTGCTCACCCGGCTGACCGGTGACCCGGTGTGGGCCGACCGCTGCGAGGACCTCGCCTTCAACTCCCTGCCCGCCGCGCTCGACCCCGCCGGCGGGCCGTGCACTACGTCACCAGCGCGAACAGCGTCGACCTCGACAACGTGCCGAAGAGCGAAGGCCAGTTCCAGAACGGCTTCGCGATGCAGGCCTACCTGCCGGGCGTCGACCAGTACCGCTGCTGCCCGCACAACTACGGCATGGGCTGGCCGTACTTCACCGAAGAGCTGTGGCTGGCCACGCCGGACAACGGTCTCGCGGCCGCGATGTACTCGGCCAGCAGCGTCACGGCGAAGGTCGGCGACGGCACGTCGGTGACGATCACCGAGGACACCACCTACCCGTTCGCCGAGCAGGTCACCTTCACCGTCCGGACGCCGAAACCGCTGGCCTTCCCGCTGTACCTGCGGATCCCGGCCTGGTGCGCGGCGCCGCGGCTCACCGTGGCCGGTGCCGCGGTCGCGGCGACGGCCGGGCCGTCGTTCGTCAAGGTCGCCCGGACGTGGACGAACGGCGACGTCGTGACGCTCACCCTGCCGCAGCGCACGACGACGCGGACGTGGGCGGCGAACCACGACTCCGTGTCGGTCGACCACGGCCCGCTGACGTACTCGCTGAAGATCGGGGAGAACTACCAGCAGATCGGCGGGACCGCGCAGTTCCCCGAGTACGCGGTGCACGCGACGACGCCGTGGAACTACGGCCTCGCCACCGATGCCGCGCTGACCTTCTCCGCCGCCGGTGGCGCGCTGCCCGCCAACCCGTTCACGCCGGACACCGCGCCGGTCAAGATCACCGCTTCCGCACGGAAAATCGCCGAGTGGACCGCGGACGACCAGAACGTCGTCACGCCGCTGCAGGCGTCACCGGCGCGCAGCGACGCGGCGGTCGAGACGGTCACGCTGATCCCCATGGGTGCGGCCCGCCTGCGCGTCACGTCCTTCCCGACGGCGGACCCGAAC
Proteins encoded in this window:
- a CDS encoding beta-L-arabinofuranosidase domain-containing protein, whose translation is MPLSRRQFVAGAGGAAVAVLAGANPARAGIREVAPAAGGLYTPNAAPLKPAAFLKLPPGAVTARGWLAGQLKLQLDGLCGHYPETSHFLDFATSGWVHPERAGWEEVPYWLRGYVDLAAVTGDTTAKSTAGKWIDAVLATQQSDGFFGPAALRTALNNGPDFWPYLPLLQALRSWQEYTGDTRVIPFLTRFLRYMNAQGKSAFDSSWVSVRWGDGLDSVFWLFNRTGDAFLLDLADKIHAFGANWVRNLPSLHNVNIAQGFREPAQYALRSGDASLTRATYSDYDTVMAAYGQFAGGGFAGDENARPGFGDPRQGFETCGIVEFMASHQLLTRLTGDPVWADRCEDLAFNSLPAALDPAGGPCTTSPARTASTSTTCRRAKASSRTASRCRPTCRASTSTAAARTTTAWAGRTSPKSCGWPRRTTVSRPRCTRPAASRRRSATARR
- a CDS encoding ABC transporter substrate-binding protein, whose translation is MRRRLAVVVLAAAVAAGVPGCSGGSGAEVVTVLGSWTGDEQAAFQRVLDGFTRETGIPTRYQGTRAQNQVLRGDLQQGTPPDVAVLSNPAELAGYAKSGDLKPLDDVLGAEAAQAYSSQWLKLQQLGRGALYAVVVKADLKSIVWYSPSTFTGPEPATWEALLTTSRQLAASGQPPWCLGMGAPPNSGFPGTDWIEDILLHRAGPRVYNAWAAGTLPWTDQAVREAWQSWGELVLAPGAVRGGSTAALLTSFADAGRAMFTPPPGCVWEHLGSFAIGGYGAFPGPPVPDRDFRFFPFPGAGAGGPSEVSADLAAMFHDTPAARRLMVYLAGEAGQRIWPSGGTTFSVHRRLVGPDVYRSDVARRIATTLAQGTDPCFDASDLMPSAMSSAFYQAVLEYLAHPDRLGTLLDELERVRRGIDPEQWLDLPC
- a CDS encoding vWA domain-containing protein, with the translated sequence MPETPSFTLRLSQNKYLAPSDDRMDAVLTVRVGDAGAPVADGAPQSAELLLVDCSSSMDWPPTKIEAARHACRVAVDSLRDGVLFGVVQCTAHAELVYPATPQLAIAGARTRQEAKAAVSGLIAGGGTAMSQWLELARELFDRCPVEIRHAVLLTDGKNESDRSGALEAALDRCQGAFACDARGIGDDWDPRDLRRIASVLRGSADAVLEDAELAGDFRRLVEQAMGRTVPDLRLRLTTMPYTRLWFVKQVFPTEVDLTAQCRALELPTGAWGDEQREYHLCLEVDAAELTRYEDRLLGTVTLLEGADTAVSDRLPVVGYLTDDLALSSVPDENVARITGQSELGRALRAGWDAFERGDRAEAAREWSTAHRLATGLGNAEILKRLGRLVDVHDGTVAIKDGIRPRDGFSIVIGSAISALPPAEPVVTRAPLAEGGPPRECVLCGHKARPTATRCGRCGEPFGPAGAPS
- a CDS encoding CU044_2847 family protein; this translates as MPDFVRFPLADGGSVVVEVEVEPGLERASVPSGVLRKATTTFEHALSEVRAAAGAALAQFRDLGPDEVELKFGVKLDAQAGAVIARTGLQGQFEVKLKWVRGEATESTEDSAEEAPAASGAAPVPPDVP